One Thermodesulfobacteriota bacterium genomic region harbors:
- a CDS encoding MBL fold metallo-hydrolase — protein sequence MRVIILGCATSTGVPLIGCGCTVCSSDNPKNKRTRCSLFIETREKKILIDTSPDLRIQAFRHNITRIDAVLYTHSHADHTHGIDELRTYNFMNKMVIPCYGDLQTVSNIMSNFKYIFDGSFPPGGKPKLSITAVNRDFDIYGIRIIPIEVQHADWLILGYRIGNMAYLTDCSGIPESSVKRLNGLELLIIDALRYKPHPAHFSVDQAVEVIGEIKPKIAVFTHMGHELEYEKLSKELPENIEPAYDGMEFDVNDPQFSR from the coding sequence ATGAGGGTTATAATACTTGGCTGTGCCACTTCTACCGGTGTTCCACTTATCGGTTGTGGCTGTACGGTTTGTAGTTCGGATAATCCTAAGAATAAAAGAACGCGTTGCTCATTATTCATTGAAACAAGGGAGAAGAAGATCTTAATTGATACGTCACCCGATCTGCGAATACAGGCTTTTAGACACAATATCACAAGGATCGATGCCGTCTTGTATACCCATTCCCATGCTGACCATACCCATGGAATCGATGAGCTTAGGACTTACAATTTTATGAATAAGATGGTTATTCCGTGCTATGGGGACCTGCAGACAGTTTCAAACATTATGTCAAACTTTAAATACATTTTCGATGGGTCATTTCCCCCAGGTGGAAAGCCCAAACTATCGATAACAGCTGTTAATCGTGATTTTGACATATACGGTATCAGGATTATTCCGATAGAAGTTCAACATGCTGATTGGCTGATTCTTGGATACAGAATAGGGAACATGGCATATCTTACAGATTGTAGCGGAATACCTGAGAGTTCAGTAAAAAGATTGAATGGGCTTGAACTTCTGATAATAGATGCGCTCAGATATAAACCCCATCCTGCACACTTCAGCGTAGATCAAGCGGTAGAGGTCATCGGAGAGATTAAGCCAAAAATCGCGGTGTTTACGCACATGGGTCATGAACTTGAATACGAAAAGCTTTCAAAAGAGCTTCCGGAAAACATTGAACCTGCCTATGATGGAATGGAATTTGATGTTAATGATCCTCAGTTTTCAAGATGA
- a CDS encoding 2,3-bisphosphoglycerate-independent phosphoglycerate mutase, producing MQDIIKELLQPNGSKIILCVLDGLGGLPLNGKTELEAASTPNLDELARRSACGLHVPVAPGITPGSGPSHLGLFGYDPLKYEIGRGVLEALGLGLELSRNDLAIRGNFATIRYEGNRPIVVDRRAGRIPTEENKRITKEIRKKVKTIDQVEVSITSGMEHRFVLVLTFPEPLLVGSHDISDTDPQREGLSPLRPLARRKEADRVVSVVDSLIDKINHVIKDEAAANYILLRGFSVYPKLPTFSEAYGLKAAAVAVYPMYRGVARLLGLKDLDVKDSTINSEIETLRQHFDEFDFFYFHVKKTDSYGEDGNFDGKVKVIEDFDCCIPDIISLKPDVFVVTGDHSTPAIMKSHSWHPVPFLLYSSKNRGVHVSGFSERECLKGELGIFRAIEAMPLILSNAGRLQKFGA from the coding sequence ATGCAGGATATCATCAAAGAACTATTGCAGCCAAACGGTTCAAAAATAATCTTGTGCGTCCTCGATGGATTGGGTGGGCTTCCTCTAAACGGAAAAACCGAATTAGAGGCAGCCTCGACTCCCAATTTAGATGAGCTTGCGAGGAGGAGCGCTTGTGGGCTTCATGTCCCGGTGGCACCGGGTATAACGCCGGGAAGCGGTCCATCTCATCTTGGGCTTTTCGGGTACGATCCACTTAAATATGAAATAGGACGAGGGGTTTTAGAGGCTCTGGGCTTAGGTTTGGAGCTATCACGGAACGATTTGGCGATAAGAGGTAATTTTGCGACTATCAGATATGAAGGGAATAGGCCAATAGTCGTGGATCGAAGGGCGGGTAGGATACCGACCGAGGAAAATAAGAGGATTACTAAAGAGATTCGAAAAAAGGTTAAGACCATAGATCAAGTCGAGGTTTCAATTACATCCGGGATGGAGCACCGTTTTGTCCTTGTTCTTACGTTTCCTGAACCTCTTTTGGTTGGTTCACACGATATTTCAGATACCGATCCACAGAGGGAGGGTTTGAGTCCCCTAAGGCCTCTTGCACGAAGGAAGGAAGCAGACAGGGTAGTGAGTGTGGTGGACAGTTTGATAGACAAAATAAATCATGTGATCAAAGATGAGGCTGCGGCGAATTATATTCTCCTTAGGGGTTTTTCGGTTTATCCTAAGCTTCCAACCTTTAGTGAAGCATATGGACTTAAGGCTGCGGCTGTTGCTGTTTATCCTATGTATAGAGGTGTAGCCAGGCTATTAGGCTTGAAAGACCTTGATGTGAAGGATAGTACAATTAATAGCGAAATAGAGACACTCCGGCAGCATTTTGATGAATTTGATTTTTTCTATTTTCATGTCAAGAAGACGGATAGCTATGGAGAAGACGGTAATTTTGATGGAAAGGTCAAGGTAATAGAGGATTTTGATTGTTGTATTCCTGATATTATTAGTCTAAAACCGGACGTATTCGTAGTTACGGGTGATCATTCTACACCTGCGATAATGAAATCACATAGCTGGCATCCTGTACCCTTTCTCCTTTATTCTTCGAAGAATCGTGGCGTTCATGTTTCAGGTTTTTCTGAAAGGGAATGTCTGAAAGGAGAGCTTGGAATATTCAGGGCCATCGAAGCTATGCCACTTATTCTGTCGAACGCAGGAAGACTTCAAAAATTTGGAGCCTAG
- the gldC gene encoding gliding motility protein GldC: protein MSKEAEIIFKVMLDEENIPESIHWDATDSDIEGLKPCSAMLISIWDHERKNSLSIDLWTKEMTVEEINIHYFQTIIRMAETYQRATSNKEIADMIKRFGSEFADRAVEEFSNKSE, encoded by the coding sequence ATGTCAAAAGAAGCGGAGATAATATTCAAGGTTATGTTAGACGAAGAAAACATCCCTGAGTCAATTCACTGGGATGCAACAGATTCTGATATAGAGGGACTAAAACCTTGCAGCGCGATGCTTATATCAATCTGGGACCATGAAAGAAAAAACAGTTTAAGCATCGATCTCTGGACCAAAGAGATGACAGTGGAAGAGATTAATATCCACTACTTTCAAACAATTATCAGAATGGCTGAGACCTATCAACGAGCAACAAGCAACAAGGAAATTGCAGATATGATAAAAAGATTTGGTTCAGAATTCGCCGACAGAGCAGTTGAAGAATTCTCGAATAAAAGTGAATAA
- a CDS encoding FAD-dependent oxidoreductase produces MNITFSDYKNYEVVVLGSGVSGLTCGIQLLEKEFGVQIIAYSVPPDTTSDIAPAYWSPFRVYPEGRVLKWGKYSYREFINLSAKTGTGVSLIQLMELYDHEVANPWWKKVVPECVRASQSEVPSGFKDAYLVEVPLIETPIYMKYLVKRFNEMGGKIIKLASRISSLKELYGGERIIVNCSGLGAYDVCEDKDTYPIRGQIIRTTNPGINRCYHYESEKNGITYIVPRTGDCILGGTAEEYDWNTEIDMATANDIFEKCKALEPSLGDARLLEHKVGLRPGRKEVCLELERVSEGCAVIHNYGHGGAGFTLSWGCAEEVVELAESISH; encoded by the coding sequence TTGAATATAACTTTTTCCGATTATAAGAATTATGAAGTCGTTGTATTAGGTTCCGGTGTATCGGGCTTGACATGCGGCATTCAATTATTGGAAAAGGAATTCGGGGTACAAATAATCGCCTATTCTGTGCCGCCGGATACTACTTCGGACATCGCCCCTGCTTATTGGAGCCCCTTTAGGGTATATCCAGAGGGGAGGGTCCTCAAATGGGGCAAATATTCATACAGGGAATTTATTAATTTAAGTGCAAAGACTGGTACCGGAGTTTCTCTAATTCAATTAATGGAACTTTATGATCATGAGGTGGCTAATCCATGGTGGAAGAAGGTGGTACCCGAATGTGTTCGCGCAAGTCAAAGTGAAGTACCTTCGGGATTTAAAGATGCATATCTTGTTGAGGTTCCGCTGATCGAAACCCCGATTTATATGAAATATCTTGTAAAGCGGTTCAATGAGATGGGTGGTAAGATTATCAAGCTTGCCTCAAGGATATCATCTTTAAAGGAGTTGTATGGAGGGGAAAGGATAATCGTAAATTGCTCAGGGCTTGGGGCCTATGATGTTTGTGAAGACAAGGATACATACCCAATACGCGGTCAGATAATAAGAACGACCAACCCCGGGATCAATCGATGCTATCATTATGAAAGTGAAAAGAACGGCATAACATACATAGTGCCAAGGACCGGGGATTGCATACTCGGTGGGACAGCAGAGGAATATGATTGGAATACAGAGATAGATATGGCAACAGCTAATGATATTTTCGAGAAATGTAAGGCATTGGAACCGTCTCTGGGTGATGCGAGGTTATTGGAACACAAGGTCGGACTGCGTCCGGGCCGAAAGGAGGTATGTCTTGAGCTTGAAAGGGTATCGGAGGGGTGTGCTGTAATCCATAATTACGGGCACGGAGGTGCAGGATTTACATTATCATGGGGGTGTGCTGAAGAGGTAGTGGAATTGGCTGAAAGTATCTCACATTAG
- a CDS encoding cation:proton antiporter, producing the protein MDIPILRDVVIIFAISITVIFLFSVIRVPTILGFLLTGILAGPHVLGLIKGVDDVEVLAEIGVVMLLFTIGIDFSLEGLLRLKRVALIGGFLQVFLTSLTSFFLMKVLGRTLGESVFIGFLISLSSTAIVIKLIQERAEVESPHGGAALGILIFQDIAIIPIMLITPILAGASDKVGLTLLMLLVKGMTIVILVIIAAKWVIPWLLFQITRSRSSELFLLGIVVICLAVAWFTSSLGLSLAIGAFLAGLIISESEYSQEALSKILPFRDIFASFFFVSIGMLLDVKFLLQHPFLIILITLAVLVLKIITSSLSAILVGFPLRSAILVGLALCQIGEFSFILSESGVNHGLLNENMYQIFLSVAILTMAATPFILMKGSNFSEFVSRLPLPNWLKSGLYPVVITNEVISEEILKDHLIIIGFGVNGKNITRAAKAANIPYVIIEMNPETVREEKLKGEFIFYGDATQEEVLKRSRIANARVLVIAISDAAATRRITSIANYLNPKLHIIARTRFVREVKPLYDLGADEVIPEEYETSIEIFARVLMKYLVPRDEIEEFIAVVRSDGYEMFRNLSKQSAFLSDLRLHLSDMEISSLEVNRNSTLIGKTLAQVGLRNIYGVTVLAIRRNTQLIPNPAGDERFSPKDQVIILGSPEKIVDVASLFRGV; encoded by the coding sequence ATGGACATACCAATACTAAGAGATGTTGTAATTATATTCGCAATTTCGATAACTGTTATTTTTTTATTCTCTGTAATTCGAGTACCGACAATATTGGGTTTCTTGCTCACTGGTATTCTGGCTGGCCCCCACGTTCTCGGATTAATTAAAGGTGTCGATGATGTGGAAGTGCTCGCAGAGATCGGTGTAGTGATGTTGTTATTTACCATTGGGATTGATTTTTCCTTAGAGGGCCTTTTGCGTCTCAAGAGAGTGGCTTTGATAGGGGGGTTTCTTCAGGTTTTTCTTACTTCATTGACTTCGTTCTTTTTGATGAAGGTTTTGGGAAGAACCCTTGGAGAGTCTGTTTTTATCGGCTTTCTCATATCTCTGAGTAGCACAGCAATCGTAATCAAACTAATTCAGGAGAGGGCGGAGGTTGAGAGTCCTCATGGTGGGGCTGCTCTGGGCATTTTAATATTTCAAGACATTGCAATCATACCGATTATGCTAATAACTCCGATTCTTGCGGGTGCTTCAGACAAGGTAGGTCTTACATTACTGATGCTGCTTGTGAAAGGGATGACAATCGTTATTCTTGTTATAATCGCTGCCAAGTGGGTGATACCCTGGCTACTCTTTCAGATTACCAGGAGCAGAAGTAGTGAGCTATTTTTATTAGGAATTGTGGTCATTTGTTTAGCGGTTGCATGGTTTACCTCCAGCCTGGGGCTTTCTTTAGCAATAGGCGCCTTCTTGGCCGGGCTTATAATATCAGAATCAGAATACAGTCAGGAGGCGCTTAGCAAGATTTTGCCCTTCCGTGATATCTTTGCAAGCTTCTTTTTCGTTTCCATAGGGATGCTTCTAGACGTGAAGTTCCTCTTGCAGCATCCTTTCCTGATAATCCTAATAACCTTAGCGGTATTGGTTTTAAAGATTATCACTTCATCTTTGTCTGCAATCCTTGTTGGATTCCCGCTGCGTAGTGCGATTTTGGTGGGACTGGCACTTTGCCAGATAGGGGAATTTTCCTTTATTTTGTCAGAGTCGGGGGTTAATCACGGATTATTGAATGAAAATATGTACCAAATATTTCTGTCAGTAGCAATCCTCACTATGGCTGCAACTCCATTCATATTGATGAAAGGCTCAAATTTTTCGGAATTTGTATCCAGATTACCCCTGCCAAACTGGTTGAAATCAGGTCTTTATCCTGTAGTTATCACCAATGAAGTTATAAGCGAAGAAATATTAAAGGATCATCTAATTATCATCGGCTTTGGAGTAAATGGTAAAAATATAACGAGAGCTGCCAAAGCAGCTAATATCCCTTATGTAATAATTGAAATGAACCCTGAGACTGTTAGAGAAGAAAAGTTAAAGGGCGAGTTCATATTTTATGGTGATGCAACTCAAGAGGAGGTTCTTAAGCGCTCCCGAATTGCAAACGCAAGGGTGCTTGTAATTGCTATATCGGATGCTGCTGCGACTAGAAGAATAACGTCCATAGCCAATTATTTAAATCCGAAGTTGCATATTATTGCCCGTACGCGTTTTGTACGTGAAGTGAAACCACTATATGATCTGGGAGCTGATGAAGTAATACCTGAGGAATATGAAACATCTATCGAGATATTTGCGAGGGTATTGATGAAGTATTTAGTACCGCGGGATGAAATTGAGGAGTTTATAGCGGTGGTGAGGTCCGATGGATATGAGATGTTTAGAAATCTTTCCAAACAGTCTGCATTTTTATCTGATTTAAGACTTCATCTCTCAGACATGGAAATCAGTTCTTTAGAGGTTAATAGAAATTCCACCTTGATTGGCAAAACGCTGGCCCAAGTTGGTTTGAGGAACATTTACGGGGTAACAGTTCTTGCTATCCGAAGGAACACTCAATTGATACCAAACCCTGCTGGAGATGAAAGGTTCTCCCCCAAAGACCAAGTAATTATACTGGGTTCACCAGAAAAAATAGTTGATGTTGCCTCTTTGTTCCGTGGGGTCTAG
- a CDS encoding AMP-binding protein, with the protein MNKLNKPIRKIPTVRNPYGIKTIPEMIEKSVDRYKDKTAYLIPRNNNIHKFSYREVLEYVKRIGRYLKESGIGKGDNIAILGENRPEWGISYFTVSWIGATAVPLDSRASMESLRFILGFSAARAIFLSESFLTSIRPILHELKGLKHMIIMENFDDIFKRYSSGVERESVSDQQLAEILFTSGTTGNPKGVMLTHKNIMSNVEDMYKILDLSPDDRAFSVLPMHHSYECTCGLLGSFYNGSSVFYARSIKPREMLEDLYIASPTIWLNAPLILEKLYLRINKEISGQPGFKGIVMRALPKRIIGKKIKKKLGLEKLKLIICGGASLPTWVSRGLEQFGFPIVQGYGLSEASPLISVNPPSKPKNESVGMIIESDEVEIRDSDRDGNGEIVVRGPNIMKGYYNNENATKEVLMPDGWLYTGDVGFFDDEGYLYITGRKKFLIVTRGGKNLSPEELEEKLTKSYYIEEALVFSPDDKTIQALIYPNIEEVGERLGAIGLAVSDENVWELIKADIRKINHHLEAYKRISNFAILHEEFPKTTTRKIRRDLFENIFLKPDQKVFTD; encoded by the coding sequence ATGAACAAATTAAATAAGCCAATCAGAAAAATACCCACTGTAAGAAACCCTTACGGAATCAAAACAATCCCCGAAATGATCGAGAAAAGTGTAGATAGGTACAAAGACAAAACAGCATATTTAATACCAAGAAACAATAATATCCATAAGTTCAGTTATAGGGAGGTACTGGAATATGTAAAACGTATTGGCAGATACCTAAAGGAGTCAGGGATCGGCAAGGGCGACAATATTGCAATACTGGGCGAGAACAGGCCTGAATGGGGCATATCATACTTCACGGTATCCTGGATTGGTGCAACAGCTGTTCCACTCGATTCAAGAGCATCCATGGAAAGCCTTAGGTTCATCCTCGGCTTTTCGGCGGCAAGGGCGATTTTTTTATCTGAATCTTTTCTCACCAGTATCCGACCAATACTTCATGAACTCAAAGGCTTGAAACACATGATTATAATGGAGAACTTTGACGACATATTTAAGAGGTATTCCTCGGGCGTTGAAAGAGAGAGTGTTTCAGATCAGCAACTCGCGGAAATACTATTCACTTCAGGAACTACCGGTAACCCAAAAGGTGTGATGCTGACTCACAAGAACATCATGTCAAATGTAGAAGACATGTATAAAATTCTTGACTTAAGTCCCGATGACAGGGCTTTCTCCGTTCTCCCAATGCACCATTCTTACGAGTGCACATGTGGGCTTTTGGGATCTTTCTATAACGGATCAAGTGTGTTTTATGCCAGAAGTATAAAGCCAAGAGAAATGCTTGAAGATTTATATATAGCCTCTCCCACGATATGGTTAAACGCTCCGCTGATTTTGGAAAAGCTCTATCTTAGAATAAATAAAGAAATTTCGGGTCAACCAGGGTTTAAAGGAATTGTCATGAGAGCCCTACCTAAAAGAATTATTGGTAAAAAGATAAAGAAAAAATTAGGACTCGAAAAGTTAAAATTGATAATCTGTGGCGGTGCCTCCCTTCCTACCTGGGTTTCAAGAGGACTCGAACAATTTGGATTTCCCATTGTTCAGGGCTATGGATTATCTGAAGCATCTCCACTTATAAGTGTTAATCCCCCTTCAAAGCCAAAAAACGAAAGTGTCGGAATGATTATAGAAAGCGATGAGGTCGAAATAAGAGATAGCGATAGAGACGGAAATGGTGAAATTGTGGTGCGGGGCCCCAATATAATGAAGGGTTATTACAATAACGAAAATGCAACAAAAGAAGTCTTGATGCCAGACGGATGGCTATACACAGGAGATGTTGGATTTTTTGATGATGAAGGATATCTTTACATAACTGGCAGAAAAAAATTCTTGATAGTAACACGAGGCGGAAAAAATTTATCCCCTGAAGAACTTGAGGAAAAACTGACGAAATCATATTACATTGAAGAAGCATTGGTATTTAGTCCCGATGATAAAACAATACAGGCTTTAATATATCCAAACATTGAAGAAGTCGGTGAAAGGTTGGGAGCTATTGGACTAGCGGTATCTGATGAAAATGTATGGGAACTCATCAAAGCGGACATAAGGAAGATAAATCACCATCTTGAGGCCTATAAAAGGATAAGCAATTTTGCAATACTACACGAGGAATTTCCCAAAACCACGACACGCAAGATAAGAAGAGATCTATTTGAGAACATTTTCTTAAAACCTGATCAAAAGGTTTTCACTGATTGA
- a CDS encoding mannose-1-phosphate guanylyltransferase, which yields MHLFALIMAGGEGKRFWPLSRKDRPKQFLNLIGGKSLLRQTVERILPLIPYQNIFVVTVERYLDETRRHLPGLPLQNIIIEPEGKNTAPCIALGTLKIKKISPDSTILVLPADHAIVDDQSFRDVIQYGQRIANIMLPSSDYPLVTLGVKPRKAETGYGYIKESTELVNSSAHYNAKRILKFIEKPDLKTATNLVNEGGYYWNSGIFIWKTTAILNEFSEILPEWYKYFDGILDSFESSYGNLVFEEFYKNIQSGSIDKLILERSENGVVIPVDFSWSDVGTWQALDEFLRSDEVENINIGNCISLDSTSCLLFAQNRLIAAVGVKNLVIVETDDAILVLDKDKAQDVKELVERLDLEKD from the coding sequence ATGCATCTGTTTGCCCTTATAATGGCAGGTGGAGAAGGAAAAAGATTTTGGCCCCTGAGCAGGAAGGATAGGCCAAAGCAATTTCTTAATCTTATCGGTGGGAAATCACTCTTAAGACAAACAGTTGAGAGGATTCTGCCATTAATTCCTTATCAAAATATCTTTGTCGTGACCGTAGAACGTTATCTTGACGAAACTCGTAGGCATTTACCTGGATTACCTCTGCAGAACATAATTATCGAACCTGAAGGGAAGAATACTGCTCCCTGCATAGCGCTGGGTACTCTCAAGATAAAAAAGATTTCCCCCGATTCGACGATACTTGTGCTACCCGCTGATCATGCAATCGTTGATGATCAGAGTTTCAGAGATGTTATACAATACGGGCAACGCATAGCAAATATAATGCTTCCTTCCAGCGATTACCCGCTTGTGACCCTTGGCGTAAAGCCTAGGAAGGCTGAAACAGGATATGGATATATAAAGGAATCGACCGAATTGGTAAACTCGTCTGCGCATTATAATGCCAAGAGAATTTTGAAGTTTATTGAAAAGCCAGATTTAAAAACTGCTACAAATCTTGTAAATGAAGGTGGATATTATTGGAATAGCGGTATATTTATATGGAAAACTACAGCCATATTGAACGAATTCTCTGAGATCCTTCCCGAGTGGTATAAGTATTTTGATGGAATTTTAGATTCTTTTGAGAGCAGCTACGGTAACCTTGTGTTTGAGGAATTTTATAAGAACATCCAATCCGGCTCGATTGATAAGCTTATACTCGAAAGGTCGGAGAATGGCGTCGTAATACCTGTAGATTTTTCGTGGAGTGATGTTGGTACATGGCAGGCTCTGGATGAGTTTCTTAGATCAGATGAAGTGGAGAATATCAACATTGGAAATTGCATTTCACTGGATTCCACTTCTTGCCTTTTATTTGCGCAAAACAGACTGATTGCTGCGGTTGGGGTGAAAAATCTGGTCATAGTGGAAACTGATGATGCAATCTTAGTACTGGATAAGGATAAGGCTCAAGATGTTAAGGAGTTGGTAGAGAGATTAGATCTTGAAAAGGACTAA
- the gmk gene encoding guanylate kinase — protein sequence MKKGLLFIVSGPSGSGKTTLSKKVIQKISDIRFVVSYTTREPRLDERDGVDYKFISDDGFNGLIVDRRLSEWAIVHGHRYGTPVEPIEEAASSGIDLILDIDVQGARNIRAKYSEGVYIFVLPSSLDILRKRLMERKSEGVIEIDTRLEDAKKEIQEIEDYDYIIVNDVLAEALENLAAIILSERCRKERVLRDSRLEFYEKRSDKIK from the coding sequence ATGAAAAAAGGACTACTATTTATTGTCTCTGGACCGTCAGGCAGTGGAAAGACGACTCTATCGAAAAAGGTAATCCAGAAAATTAGTGATATAAGATTTGTGGTCTCCTATACTACGAGGGAACCCAGACTAGATGAAAGAGATGGAGTTGATTACAAATTCATATCTGATGATGGGTTTAATGGCTTAATAGTGGACAGAAGATTATCTGAATGGGCTATTGTGCATGGGCATCGCTACGGGACCCCTGTCGAGCCAATCGAGGAAGCCGCATCATCGGGTATCGATCTGATTTTAGACATAGATGTACAGGGGGCCCGAAATATTAGAGCTAAGTATAGTGAGGGTGTGTATATTTTTGTCTTACCATCGTCTCTTGATATTTTGAGAAAGAGGCTAATGGAGAGAAAATCTGAAGGAGTAATTGAAATAGATACTAGGCTCGAGGATGCTAAAAAAGAGATACAAGAAATCGAGGATTATGATTATATTATTGTAAATGACGTTTTGGCAGAGGCGTTAGAGAATCTTGCCGCTATAATACTTTCTGAGCGGTGCAGGAAGGAAAGAGTTCTAAGGGATTCAAGATTAGAATTCTACGAGAAAAGAAGTGATAAGATTAAATGA